The stretch of DNA AGCATTATGGATTTCTTATTTCTTTCATTTAAAGGAACAGATTCGTTCAAAAGGGTTCCAGATCACCTCTCTAGTGATTTCCGTCGCAATCCTTGGATTTTTAGCCTATAACCATTTTTCTACAGGGAAGGATGAAGTACGTGTCACCATAATTAATTCTTCCTCATATAAAGTCGATGAAGCTCTTTTGAAAAAAAGTATTTCTGAGTTAACACTCTTTACTAAAGATGAAAAAGAGATTAATAAGGAAAAAGAAAAAATTAAAGATCAGGATTTGGATTATTTAGTGGTCATCGAAGAGAAGGATTCTCTTCCAGTGATGAATTATTATTACAATCGTTCGCCTGATGCAAATGTTCTTTATGCCTTTTCTTCTCAACTGCAGCAACAGTATATGGCAAAAGTAACGAGTGAAAATGAACTGTCTAACGATGTGATTACGCAATTGTTTCAGAGTATTCCTGTAGAAGAGAATATGCTTGCGGAGAATAACGGGAGTCTTGGGATTGTGTACGTGTTCATATTCCTCATGTATACATTTATTCTCATGTTTGGTCAAGGAATTGCGATGAGTATTACGGGGGAAAAATCCACTCGCGTGATGGAAGTCATGATTACAAAAATGAAACCAATCTATATGCTGTTTGCTAAGGTTCTTTCTAATCTGACAGCAGGGTTAATTCAAGTTTCGATTTTCTTTTTATCAGGATCTATTGGATACTTATTGGGCTGGATCAAGGCCGACCAGCTTAGCATTGTTGGGTTTACCTTTGACCTATCGCAAATTGATGCGAAATTAATAGCGCTGTTTGTTTTCTTCTTTGCCTGTGGATACCTTGTGTACGCTCTATGCTTTGCGGCACTTGGTTCTCTAATTTCACGGACAGAGGATTTAGGAAGTGTCATGGGACCGGTTATGGTGCTTGTCATTGGGGCCTTGTTTATGGGGATGAAAACCATGATGGACCCAACAGGTGGGCTGGTTACCTTTGGTACGTATTTCCCATTCTTCTCACCGATTGTTACCTTCTCCAAATATGTCATGGGAGAACTGACAGCTGGACAACTTATATTGAGCGGCAGCATTTTAGTGGGTTCTATCCTAATTATTGCCTATTTGGCCTCCAAAATCTATGTAAAAGGCGTTATGGTTTACGGAGAAAAATTCAAATGGGCTAATTTGAAAGTGATGCTAGCAAAAGAGAATTCAAATAAAACCATCAATTAATTTCAGGGGGGCGTAATTTAAGTCAGAATTACGGTCTCTTTTTAAAGAGAATAGAACATGAAAAAGAGCTCGGTTCGCCAAGCTCTTTTTCAATTGGAAGTTCTACTTTCCAATAAACTCCTGGGTCCAGTAATTTCCATCAGCAACATATCCAACCCCGATAGAAGTAAAGTTCGGGCTTAAGATATTTTTGCGGTGACCCTCACTATTCATCCAAGCGGTCACTACTTCTTCAGGCGTTCTTTGTCCCATAGCGATATTCTCACCCGCATAGCGGTAGGTAATACCATATTTCTTCATCATATCAAATGGCGAGCCGTAGGTTGGACTTGTATGACTAAAATAATGATTTGCAGACATGTCACGTGATTTTTCGCGAGCCATTTTGCTCAGCGTTAGATCTACTTTTAGCGCAGATAAACCGTTCTTCGCACGTTCTTGATTCGTTAGATCAACCACTTTCTGCTCATATGCACTTAAGCTATAAGTAGATTCCGATGTAGTAGTAGTCTCTGCCTGTGCAGGCTCCTGCTGTACCGGTGTGGTGGAAACCTGGGTTGTCAGCTCAGTTGTTGGTGCAGGCTGCTTCACCGTATTTTGAGTAACAGTCATACCGAGACTTGCTAAATATTTTTCAATGATACTATTAATCTCATCCATATTTGATGCTTTATACACATACACCTTTTCCTGTGTTGTAGGGGTAAAGGTTGCTGCATGTGCTTTATTTAAAATTGGGTTTGCCATCACCACGGCTGCCGCCGCAGCTACCGTTAACATTGCTTTTTTCTTCAACATGAAACCATCCTCCTTAAGATGAAAACTGCTGTGACTTAACAGCAACATCGTACCATACGATTTTTGTCATATTTCAACCAGGATTTTACAGTGCAAACTCCTTCCAGAGGCCTTATCCTATAAAAAGTTGCCCAATTATGAGGTTCGAGGACTATTTTTCTTTTAAAAATAGCATCATCTGATTCTACTAGTTATTATAAAAAATACCATTTATTGTGCAGAAAAAGGGGATTGACAACGTTCGCATCAGAAGAATTACTTTACAAATATTTCAGGAAAAAGACGAAGATTAAGCAGATTTTATTAACCAAACCAGCATAAAATTAAGCTACTATTTGGACATGGTGGGACATATTCTTTGGTAAAAGGGAGAGAATAAAGGAGAGTATGCACTATGCGGAAAAAATCAGCTTCATCCAAGAGATTGCTAAGCGGCATTTTGGTACTTGCGAGCATTTTTGCAGTTTTTTTAATCATACGATCAGTCTTCATCTCGTCTACAAGTGAGGCGAAGGAAGTGGTCGATGAATTTTATGGATATGAACAAGACGGCGACTTTGCGAATTCCTGGGCGCTTTTTCATTCCTCAATGAAGAAAAAGTTCAGCAAGGGAAACTACATACAGGACCGAGCCCATGTGTTTATGAACCATTTTGGGGTCGAGACCTTTTCTTATACCATCGGGGAGCTTGAGGAATTGAAGGATTGGAAAATGTCTAAAACAGGACCTTCCCTGAAAAATGTATATAAAGTACCGGTCACACAAACCTATAAAGGAAAGTATGGGAATTTTGACCTGGAGCAAGAGGTATTTGTGACCGAGGAAAAGGGAAAGTGGAGGATCCTTTGGGATTATAACCAATAAGCTTGAAAATGTGGTACATATTGACAAGTTATTCATAGTATAAACATTTTAACGGACTAAACGATTATGGTAAGATAATATAGGACCAAGGTTCAAATCATGAAGACAGCTGGAGGACTTACAGTGGCTTATCAAACAAAAGAATGTTTTAAAATGTTTACGTTAAATTCTAATCGTAAGCTAGCAGAAGAGATGGCGCAGATTCTAGGTTGTGAGTTAGGAAGAAGCTCTGTATCTCGTTTTAGTGATGGTGAAATTCATATTAACATAGAAGAGAGTGTTCGGGGAAGTGAAGTGTATTTAGTTCAATCGACTTCACAACCAGGGAATGAATATATCATGGAGCTCCTTATTATGATAGATGCATTGAAAAGAGCGTCGGCTAGAGCGATCAATGTAGTCATTCCGTATTATGGGTATGCTCGTCAAGACAGAAAGGCACGCTCACGTGAGCCGATTACTGCTAAGCTAATTGCTAATCTTTTAGAAAAAGCGGGTGCACATAGAGTTCTTACGATGGACCTACATGCTCCACAAATTCAAGGTTTCTTTGATATCCCTGTTGATCAGCTTCTAGGTGTTCCGATTCTATCGGATTACTTTGAAAGTAAAGGATTAGAGGATATTGTCGTGGTCGCACCAGATAATGGAGGGGTAACGAGAGCGAGAAAGATGGCAAGTCGCTTACATGCGCCAATTGCTTTTGTAGATAAGCGCCGCCCAAAACCGAATGTGGCTGAAATCATGAATATTGTAGGTAACATCGAAGGGAAAAATGCGATTCTAATTGATGACTTGATTGATACAGCAGGAACGATCACACTTGCGGCGAATGCGTTAATGGAAAAAGGAGCAAAAGCTGTCTATGCGTGCTGTACACACCCTGTTCTTTCAGGACCGGCTGTCAGTAGAATTGAAGCTTCACCGATTAAGGAGTTAGTCGTGACAAATACGATTGAGCTGCCAGAAGAGAAAATGATTAGTAAAATCACTTCGTTATCTGTTGCTCCATTGCTCGCGGAAGCGATTAACCGTATTCACAATGAAAAACCAGTAAGTCCTTTATTTGAATAGTATTGTTACTAGAATCCAATTCCTATCTTTTTTTAGGGGTTGGATTTTTTCTTTTATTAAGATGGAAATAATTTTACAGTGATGTTTGGTCTTATTTGGTGATATATTTAGCCATATAAATTTTAATTGGAATCCTGGGGTGGATTTGTTTGGGCACTGCTACACTTTTTTTTATACTAGGCATCTTTTTTATTGCATCAAGTGGAATCTATGTGGGACGGAGAATTATTACACAACAGACAGAACGTAAACAAACGGAAGCCAAGTTAATCGAAAGTGAAGACCGTTATCGAAGCTTGGTTGAGCTGTCTCCTAAAGGCATACTAGTATTTCAAGATAACAAAATTGTTTACGCCAACTCAGCAGCTTTGAGCTTGTTAAAATCGACTGACGAACATGAACTAATAGGGAAATCACTTCTTGATTTGGTTCATCCTGAAAGTAAGGAAGAGCTGATTACCAATTTACAAAAAGTATTTAACGGTGAATTTGTTGCACTCCATGAATATAAATTTAATACGATGAACGGTGAGACCATTTTCATAGAGGCTGTCGGTTCAACAATTATGTTTAATGGGAAACCAGCTCTTATGGCAATCGGTAGTGATATCACAGAAAAGAAGAACTTGCAGGAACAATTAAATATCAATGAACAGCGCTATAAATCCTTATTCGAGTATCATTCAGATGCCGTTTATAGCTTTGATTTAAATGGGAAATTTACTAGTGCCAACAAAGCATGTGAGACGATATCGGGATATAGTTCTGATGAACTCCTTCATAAACATTTTACAAATTTTATCTACGTAGATGATTTACAGAAAACCATCGATATCTTTGAATCCACTTCTAAAAACGGGGGAAGTCCTCAAAACCATCACATTCGTTTGAATCATAAAGAGGGAAATAGGATTCACCTTAACGTTACCAGTGTACCGATTATAGTAAACGAACAGGTAGTTGGCATTTATGGAATTGCTAAAGATATCACAGAGCAAATCCACAACCAAGAAACCATCCGACATTTGGCATATCATGATTATCTAACAGGTTTGCCGAATAGAAATCTCCTAGAAAATCATTTATCCAAGGAGCTTAATTTAGCAGCGGATAAGAATCGAAAACTGGCATTTCTTTTTATTGACCTCGACCGTTTTAAAGCAATCAACGACACGTTTGGTCACTCAGTCGGTGATTTGTTATTAAAAGAAGTGGCAAAACGTTTGAAATCCTCTGTCCTTGAAAAAGACCAGGTTTTTAGACAGGGTGGAGATGAGTTTATTGTTATTCTAGACGAGGCTGACCGTACGATTGCAGAAAAGGTAGCGATTCGGATTCTTTCGGTTCTGGCCTCACCATTTAGTTTAAACAAAAGTGATCTATTTATATCTCCGAGTATTGGTATTAGTCTCTATTCAGAAGATGGAGAATCAATGGAAACATTGATCAAGCATGCAGATTTTGCTATGTATCAAGCGAAAAAGGCAGGGAAAAATACGTTTCGCTTTTATTCTAATGTAGAAACAGTGGATGACATCAATCCCCTCCTTATGGAAATGGATTTGCATAAGGCGATCGAACGTGAAGAGTTTATTTTACATTACCAGCCTAAAATCAATTTGAAAACGGGCAAAGTAATTGGTGCGGAAGCACTGATTCGTTGGAATCACCCTGATCGGGGAATGATTCCGCCTTCACAGTTTATCCCCATTGCAGAAGAGACCGGATTAATTATTCCAATTGGTGAATGGGTGCTACAAGAGGCTTGTAGGCAGCAAAAGAAATGGATGGAGCAGGGATTCTCCAATATGGTCATATGTGTGAATTTATCCGCCCGTCAATTCTCGCAATGTCAAATTGTAAAGACTGTCAAAAAGGTGTTGGAACAGACAGGGTTAGCGCCTCAATATTTAGAGCTAGAAATAACAGAAAGTATGACAATGGATATTGAACGGACAATCGTCACGTTACAGGAATTAAAGAAGCTCGGACTCCTAATTAGTATTGATGATTTTGGGACAGGATTTAGCTCATTAAATTATTTAAAACAGTTTCCAGTTGATACATTAAAGATTGATCAATCCTTCGTGCGCGAACTATACAACCAAACAAATGACGAAACCATAGTCAAAACAATTATCTCTATGGCCCATACCTTACAATTAAATGTCGTTGCAGAAGGAATTGAAACAAGAGAGCAGTTGGTGTTTTTACAGCAGCATCTTTGTGACACGGCACAAGGTTATTTCTTTAGTGAGCCCCTGCCAGCAACAGACTGGAATCAAGCGTTTTTTACTAGAATGGAAGAGATTGTAGGTACATTTGGCATTTCGCAAGACACGACCAAGCGAATGTGGATGGAAGAAACCGTAAGGATTGCCCGTCAGGAATTACAGGATACCCTTCGGAGACAGCAGGGTTTGACGATCAAATATAAAAAGATTGACGGTAAGTTTGTTCATACCATGTGTGATGGAGAATTATTATATCGCTTTGGTATCATTCCAGAGCAGGTAATCGGTAAGGAATTGCATGAATTTATCCCTGCCCACCTTGCAAAGGACAAACTTCCCTTCTATCAAAAAGCTTGGGAGGGTGAAGAAAATATCACCTATGAGGCGAAAATAAATGGAATCTATTATATGGCTGCGTTAAGCCCTTTAAAAAAACGTGGAAAAGTGGTAGAGGTCATTGTTTCGTGCAGTGATATTACGAATCTCAAGGAAACAGAGAAAGCATTAAGGGAAAGCCAAGAAATGTACCAGCTGGTGGCTGAGAATATGACGGATTTAATCACAATTTTCGATTTGCAAGGTAAAATTAAGTATGCATCCCCTTCCCACCAATCGGTACTTGGATACCCATCGAGTTACTATGAAAACTTTAACTCCTTCTCGAACCTACATCCTGAAGATCAGTTGTTTTACAAACGTACCTTTGTAAGCACGATTAAGAGCAAACAACCATGCCAAATTCAATATCGCATAGCCACACAAAAAGGTGGTTGGAAGCATTTTAAGGTAAAACTGACTCCGGTGTTGGATAATAGCGGCGAGGTTATCCATGTGATTGGGGTAGCAAAAGACATTTCGGTTACTTTAAAACTAGAAGAATTAACAGAACAACCTTTATCTATACGTAATGCAGACTGATTTTTCTAATGGCCAAAAGGCTGACACCCTACCAGGATGTCAGCCTCTTTTGTGTTTTTTTGCATGTCTCTAAGTGCTTAATGTTGTAAAAATGCCAGCTGATAAAAGAATAGTACGGCGAATACGTAAAGGAGAGGATGAACTTTACGTCCCTTCCCTTTGACTACTTTTAACAGCGGATAGCTGATAAAGCCAAGAGCAATTCCTGTCGCGATACTTGATGTGAGCGGCATGCTCAAAATCGTCAAAAAAGCAGGAAAGGCTTCATCTAGTTCGTTCCAGCGAATTTTCGAAATGCTTCCCATCATCAAACTACCGACAATAATTAAGGCAGGTGCAGTAATCGAAGAAAGCCCGGATACGGCACCAACGAGTGGTCCGAAGAATGCAGACAGAATAAATAAAACGGCAACTGTCACAGAGGTTAAACCCGTTCGACCACCGGCTGCTACCCCTGAAGTGGATTCAATATAAGCGGTTGTCGGGCTCGTCCCAAACATGGCACCGATTGTTGTAGCAATGGAATCAGACAGCAATGCTTGACGTGCACGCGGCAATTTGTCGCCTTTCATTAATCCTGCTTGATTAGCAACTCCAATCATCGTACCAGTTGTATCAAATATGGTAACAAGGATAAAGGAAAAAACAACGGCATATAAGCTGTGCTGAATGACATCAGTCAATGCTGTCAATGGATTTGCGACCACTAGTCCATTAGGAAGGGAAGGAAGTGACATAAATCCTTGATCGAAGTGCAACTGACCGGTAAAGAATGCGATTAGCCCTGTAATCACCATGCCGAAAAATAATGCCCCGTTGATTCGTAGCATCATGAGAACAAGAGTGATGGCAAGGCCGAGAAGAGCCAACCAAGCGGACGGAGCATGCAGATCGCCAAGTCCCACGAGATTGGTCGGGTGCGCGGTAATGATTTTTGAGAGACGCAGACCGATAAAGGCAATAAATAAACCAATCCCAGCTGTAATTCCATATTTCAGGTTTTCGGGAATGGCCTCAATTAATTTTTCCCTTAACGGTGTGAGTGACAAAATGATAAAGATGACACCAGCGATAAAAACGGCTGCAAAGGCTGTTTCATAGTTGATATTTTGATGCGTACCCACTACGGAATAGGCAAAGTAGGCGTTAAGCCCCATCCCAGGTGCGATGGCAATCGGATAGTTTGCGAAAAGGCCCATCCAAAGGGTTCCCAGCACAGCAGCGATAATAGTGGCAGTGAACACCTGCTCAAAAGGAACGCCAGCATCCGCAAGAATGACTGGATTGACAACGACGATATATACCATGGTAAAGAAGGTCGTGATGCCTGCCAGTAGTTCTGTTTTTGTATTTGTTTGATTTTCTTTTAGCTTAAACATGAGGTTTCCTCCAAAACACGAACGTTATATTAAGACCTTATATATAATATTCGTTTTATGGTTGTTTTTCAATAGGTATTTTTTATTTTTCCCGTTCTTCCTTCTATTATTCTTCGACAAGTTTTAATAGACAATCATTAAATAAGAAGACCATCCCTGCTCATAAACGAGGGATGGTCTTCTCTACCTACTATTCTGTTCAATTTTTTTACTAGAACGTTTTATTTCAAATCTTCAATGGAGTCAATGTCCATATAAGCTGGAACCACAAGGCCAAGTTTTGTCCCTTTTAGATTTTCACCTAAATCTTCAAACTTTCCTTTATACTTTTTATAGTAGTCTGCATGGGTAGAAGGTAACCAGCCCGCTACATGTGCATCTAAGCTTCCATCAGCCACTCCCGTCCACATTGGACCGGCTTCTAATTGAGTAAGAGTGACTTTATAGCCTAGGTCCGTTAAGACTTTACCAATCACATTCGTACTTGCGATTTCACTATCCCACGCTACATACCCAATGTTAATCTTGTCACCATTCACTTTATTGGCGCCATTCGTCCATTCACTTACCTTATCCGAATTGTCCTTTACCCATTTGGCGGCTGCATCTTCAGGGTCATCGCCATCAGCGATATTATTCATTACGGTATTCATGTCATCTGGTGTCCAATTAAATTGGTCAAGCACCTTATATGCATCAGGCATATCAGTTTTAAGGCCATTTCTTACGATGGTATTGATTGTTTCCTCTTGACCAAAAACGCCTTTGGGATCATCTAAGTATTTTAAATCAAATTTTGCGAACATCCAATGTGGAGTCCATCCGGTAACAATAACAGGTTCTTTCTTGTCATATGCTTTTTTCAGGGTGGCTGTCATTGCCGCACTAGAGCCTTCAACAAGTTTCCAATCGTTTAACTCATATTCATCAAGGACTTTAGCAGTCGCCTTCATGAGGCCGGCACCAGGATCAATCCCGATGATTTTGTAATCTACACTGTCACCAACAGTGGTATCCCCTTTGTCTTCCTTGTTACTAGCTTCGTCTGATCCACAAGCTGCCAGTCCTATTGTTAGTAATGCGGCTAATAATATAAACATCCATTTTTTCATCATTAAGCATTTCCTCCTTGTTTTTTGGATTTTCCTATATTTTGAGTGACCCGATCTAATATAATCGCAATGACGACAATGGAAAGGCCAGCTTCGAACCCTTTACCAATTTGAATTTGCGTAACCGCTCGGTATACATCCGCACCAAGACCTGGAGCACCAACCATAGAAGCAATAACAACCATGGAAAGAGCGAGCATGATGCTTTGGTTTATTCCAGCCATTATTGTAGGCATGGCAAGTGGAAGTTGGACTTTAAGTAATCGTTGACTTGTCGTCGAACCAAAGGCCTCCGTTGCTTCAATAATATCTGCGGGAACTTGTTGGATGCCGAGAATCGTTAACCTTATTGTTGGCGGCATGGCGAAAATAACAGAGGCTACGACGCCTGGGACCACACCCCAATATTAAAGAAAAATATAGCAGGAATTAAGTATACAAAGGCAGGCATCGTTTGCATAAAGTCCAAAATAGGTGTCACGACCTGTTTGACCGTTTGCTTTTGTGAGGCCCAAATCCCCAATGGTATTCCTAAGACAATTGAAATGATAACGGCTGTTAATACAAGTGCAAGGGTCTGGAGCATGGGCTCCCAGTAGCCAAGATTAGCAATTAGGAATAAACCTATAAATGTGAAGAGTGCAATCCCTTTATTAGAGACCTTCCAGGCAAGTAAGGTTAATAGAATAACAAATACATAGGAGGGAACAAAGCTAAATCCAAGAACCATTCCATCGACAATGGATTGAAGGACATTCGTTACGCCATCAAACGCTACCTCCAAGTTCACGGTTAACCAGTTAACAAAGACATCTACCCATTCGGCTAACGGTATTTTTGGGAACCATTGTTCCATGTTATTTTCACCTCCTTGCTTTCTTTATCGGCGGCTACTTCAGCCTTTGTTTGTTCAAAGTTGTTAATAGCCTCATTATTACCAGCGAGTGCACCAATGACGGCACCTCTTACAAGGATTCCTTTCAGGCGGCTATATTCATCTACAACCGCGACTGGAATGGAGGCCGAAGAAACTTTATCAAATAAGTCAGTTAGCAGTGTATCAGGAGAGACTGTGGAAACTCCTGTCTGTAGGATGCTTAAAATACCTTCATTCCGATCAATGGCCTCTTTCGCATCTGAAGCTGTTATCGCCCCTAGTAATGTTTTCTTTCTATCCACGACATATATACTCGAAATTCCTAAATCTCTCATCATTTGCAGGGCAACCCTTGGGCCCTTTTCAACTGAAACGGCTTCGGCACGTTTCATCACATGATTGGCAGTTAATACTTTCGATAAGTCAACATCTTCTACGAATCTCTCAACATAGTCGTTTGATGGGTTCATAAGAATTTCCTCAGGAGTTCCTATTTGAACAATGGATCCATCCTTCATTAGTGCAATTCGATCGCCAATTCTAAGGGCTTCATCTAAATCGTGGGTAATGAATACAATGGTTTTCTTCATTGTAGATTGAAGTTCAAGCAGTTCATCCTGCATGTCTTTACGAATAAGAGGATCTAGTGCGCTAAAGGCCTCATCCATAAGTAAAATGTCAGACTCATTGGCTAATGCCCTAGCTAATCCTACTCTTTGCTGCATTCCACCACTTAGTTGCTTAGGGTATTGGTGTTCATAGCCTTCAAGTCCGACTAACTTTAAGGCATTCATGGCTTTATCCATTCGTTTTTCTTTTGCTACTCCTTGGACTTCCAAACCGTACTCTGTATTTTCTAAGACCGTTCTATGGGGAAGGAGTGCAAATTTTTGAAAGACCATGCTGATTTTCTTTCTGCGAACTTCTCTAAGCTGCTCTTTGTTCATGCTTACTATATCCACGCCGTCAATGAGTACTTGACCTGCTGTTGGATCAATTAGCCGATTGAGCATACGGACTAGGGTAGACTTCCCACTTCCTGATAAGCCCATGATGACAAAGATTTCTCCAGCTTCAACATCAAAGGTCGCTTGATTGACACCAACCGTTGCCCCTGTTTTCTTTAGGATTGATGTTTTACTTTCTCCTTCCTGTAGAAGCTGAAGGGCTTTTTTAGATTTTCCAAAGACTTTTGTTACGTTGCGAACACTAATTTTTTTATCATGTGTACTCATTCATTCACCTCAATTGCTGTTACAGAAGTAGTAGGACTATTTAATTGTAGTTCTTTTTGGATAAAGAGGGCAAAGTTGGTAATTGGGCATATTCGGCCGTAAAGTTTGTACAGAAAAAACTGTACATACTGAATAGTGAGTATTCTTAAAATTCCTCGTTTATGCTCCTGATTCCTACTAAAGTGCCTGCTTTACTTTTAAAAAAATCATGATAGTCTTAATAGGTACATGTATTCAAAATGGATGTGATATCAAAATGAATGATGAAGAGAAGTTAGAACAGGCTCGTGAACGAGTGATTGAAGCGATATCTCAAAATATGAATTTATATGGAGTGACTGAATCCATTGGCCGATTATATGGGGCTTTATATTTTCAGGAAGGTCCATTAACATTAGATGAAATGAAAGATGAGCTCGGAATGAGTAAAACAAGTATGAGTACATCGGTCCGAAGCTTGCTGGAATTAAAAATGGTGGGGAAGGTTTGGAAAAAAGGGGTCCGGAAAGATTTATATCAGGCTGAGCCAGATTGGTATCAAACCT from Bacillus sp. SLBN-46 encodes:
- a CDS encoding ABC transporter permease; this encodes MKALWISYFFHLKEQIRSKGFQITSLVISVAILGFLAYNHFSTGKDEVRVTIINSSSYKVDEALLKKSISELTLFTKDEKEINKEKEKIKDQDLDYLVVIEEKDSLPVMNYYYNRSPDANVLYAFSSQLQQQYMAKVTSENELSNDVITQLFQSIPVEENMLAENNGSLGIVYVFIFLMYTFILMFGQGIAMSITGEKSTRVMEVMITKMKPIYMLFAKVLSNLTAGLIQVSIFFLSGSIGYLLGWIKADQLSIVGFTFDLSQIDAKLIALFVFFFACGYLVYALCFAALGSLISRTEDLGSVMGPVMVLVIGALFMGMKTMMDPTGGLVTFGTYFPFFSPIVTFSKYVMGELTAGQLILSGSILVGSILIIAYLASKIYVKGVMVYGEKFKWANLKVMLAKENSNKTIN
- a CDS encoding ribose-phosphate diphosphokinase translates to MKTAGGLTVAYQTKECFKMFTLNSNRKLAEEMAQILGCELGRSSVSRFSDGEIHINIEESVRGSEVYLVQSTSQPGNEYIMELLIMIDALKRASARAINVVIPYYGYARQDRKARSREPITAKLIANLLEKAGAHRVLTMDLHAPQIQGFFDIPVDQLLGVPILSDYFESKGLEDIVVVAPDNGGVTRARKMASRLHAPIAFVDKRRPKPNVAEIMNIVGNIEGKNAILIDDLIDTAGTITLAANALMEKGAKAVYACCTHPVLSGPAVSRIEASPIKELVVTNTIELPEEKMISKITSLSVAPLLAEAINRIHNEKPVSPLFE
- a CDS encoding glycine betaine ABC transporter substrate-binding protein yields the protein MMKKWMFILLAALLTIGLAACGSDEASNKEDKGDTTVGDSVDYKIIGIDPGAGLMKATAKVLDEYELNDWKLVEGSSAAMTATLKKAYDKKEPVIVTGWTPHWMFAKFDLKYLDDPKGVFGQEETINTIVRNGLKTDMPDAYKVLDQFNWTPDDMNTVMNNIADGDDPEDAAAKWVKDNSDKVSEWTNGANKVNGDKINIGYVAWDSEIASTNVIGKVLTDLGYKVTLTQLEAGPMWTGVADGSLDAHVAGWLPSTHADYYKKYKGKFEDLGENLKGTKLGLVVPAYMDIDSIEDLK
- the proV gene encoding glycine betaine/L-proline ABC transporter ATP-binding protein ProV; amino-acid sequence: MSTHDKKISVRNVTKVFGKSKKALQLLQEGESKTSILKKTGATVGVNQATFDVEAGEIFVIMGLSGSGKSTLVRMLNRLIDPTAGQVLIDGVDIVSMNKEQLREVRRKKISMVFQKFALLPHRTVLENTEYGLEVQGVAKEKRMDKAMNALKLVGLEGYEHQYPKQLSGGMQQRVGLARALANESDILLMDEAFSALDPLIRKDMQDELLELQSTMKKTIVFITHDLDEALRIGDRIALMKDGSIVQIGTPEEILMNPSNDYVERFVEDVDLSKVLTANHVMKRAEAVSVEKGPRVALQMMRDLGISSIYVVDRKKTLLGAITASDAKEAIDRNEGILSILQTGVSTVSPDTLLTDLFDKVSSASIPVAVVDEYSRLKGILVRGAVIGALAGNNEAINNFEQTKAEVAADKESKEVKITWNNGSQKYR
- a CDS encoding EAL domain-containing protein: MGTATLFFILGIFFIASSGIYVGRRIITQQTERKQTEAKLIESEDRYRSLVELSPKGILVFQDNKIVYANSAALSLLKSTDEHELIGKSLLDLVHPESKEELITNLQKVFNGEFVALHEYKFNTMNGETIFIEAVGSTIMFNGKPALMAIGSDITEKKNLQEQLNINEQRYKSLFEYHSDAVYSFDLNGKFTSANKACETISGYSSDELLHKHFTNFIYVDDLQKTIDIFESTSKNGGSPQNHHIRLNHKEGNRIHLNVTSVPIIVNEQVVGIYGIAKDITEQIHNQETIRHLAYHDYLTGLPNRNLLENHLSKELNLAADKNRKLAFLFIDLDRFKAINDTFGHSVGDLLLKEVAKRLKSSVLEKDQVFRQGGDEFIVILDEADRTIAEKVAIRILSVLASPFSLNKSDLFISPSIGISLYSEDGESMETLIKHADFAMYQAKKAGKNTFRFYSNVETVDDINPLLMEMDLHKAIEREEFILHYQPKINLKTGKVIGAEALIRWNHPDRGMIPPSQFIPIAEETGLIIPIGEWVLQEACRQQKKWMEQGFSNMVICVNLSARQFSQCQIVKTVKKVLEQTGLAPQYLELEITESMTMDIERTIVTLQELKKLGLLISIDDFGTGFSSLNYLKQFPVDTLKIDQSFVRELYNQTNDETIVKTIISMAHTLQLNVVAEGIETREQLVFLQQHLCDTAQGYFFSEPLPATDWNQAFFTRMEEIVGTFGISQDTTKRMWMEETVRIARQELQDTLRRQQGLTIKYKKIDGKFVHTMCDGELLYRFGIIPEQVIGKELHEFIPAHLAKDKLPFYQKAWEGEENITYEAKINGIYYMAALSPLKKRGKVVEVIVSCSDITNLKETEKALRESQEMYQLVAENMTDLITIFDLQGKIKYASPSHQSVLGYPSSYYENFNSFSNLHPEDQLFYKRTFVSTIKSKQPCQIQYRIATQKGGWKHFKVKLTPVLDNSGEVIHVIGVAKDISVTLKLEELTEQPLSIRNAD
- a CDS encoding CAP domain-containing protein, yielding MKKKAMLTVAAAAAVVMANPILNKAHAATFTPTTQEKVYVYKASNMDEINSIIEKYLASLGMTVTQNTVKQPAPTTELTTQVSTTPVQQEPAQAETTTTSESTYSLSAYEQKVVDLTNQERAKNGLSALKVDLTLSKMAREKSRDMSANHYFSHTSPTYGSPFDMMKKYGITYRYAGENIAMGQRTPEEVVTAWMNSEGHRKNILSPNFTSIGVGYVADGNYWTQEFIGK
- a CDS encoding NCS2 family permease, whose product is MFKLKENQTNTKTELLAGITTFFTMVYIVVVNPVILADAGVPFEQVFTATIIAAVLGTLWMGLFANYPIAIAPGMGLNAYFAYSVVGTHQNINYETAFAAVFIAGVIFIILSLTPLREKLIEAIPENLKYGITAGIGLFIAFIGLRLSKIITAHPTNLVGLGDLHAPSAWLALLGLAITLVLMMLRINGALFFGMVITGLIAFFTGQLHFDQGFMSLPSLPNGLVVANPLTALTDVIQHSLYAVVFSFILVTIFDTTGTMIGVANQAGLMKGDKLPRARQALLSDSIATTIGAMFGTSPTTAYIESTSGVAAGGRTGLTSVTVAVLFILSAFFGPLVGAVSGLSSITAPALIIVGSLMMGSISKIRWNELDEAFPAFLTILSMPLTSSIATGIALGFISYPLLKVVKGKGRKVHPLLYVFAVLFFYQLAFLQH
- the cudC gene encoding choline uptake/conversion transcriptional regulator CudC, with product MIVLIGTCIQNGCDIKMNDEEKLEQARERVIEAISQNMNLYGVTESIGRLYGALYFQEGPLTLDEMKDELGMSKTSMSTSVRSLLELKMVGKVWKKGVRKDLYQAEPDWYQTFIDFFSIKWRTGISINVSAMEKSLSELQSLLEDENVDSKIKAEAKMDIEKLTDALEYYDWLNRLVDSFESKEIFQYIPKKKS